A genomic stretch from Carassius auratus strain Wakin chromosome 35, ASM336829v1, whole genome shotgun sequence includes:
- the ankrd34ba gene encoding ankyrin repeat domain-containing protein 34B, producing MEGPQVVNTDGNSLLKAVYLSRLRLTRLLLEGGAYINESNECGETPLMVACKTRHVDHQSVSKPKMVRYLLESGADPNIQDKSGKTALMHACLEQASPEVVALLLGSGADPCLEDHTGSSALIYAINASNEETLKILMDACKARGKEVIIITPDKLACGRQMAKQHLPIPPLAMVEQWSPTIVPCASPSDILLTTSPQGTLSSSLTEHMFSFQDLRSMTNSQPTSPSHQVSLVNSRLSKIHGNLQRLHSEPWLKIPQSFLAQQNANSTSATEVLPDITPEEEMTFTMNRLAFGNTPLSRHCSVDLKETNSLSQTRRQGRNGEGLRLEGALCRNMSFDSLSSLHSLSHPNLHCKSSAEALPAEKFPDKSLPNLAVSSLRNIIQRRNLGMDHYSSDSQLSVSLANSREDRKGQLEKRKLANSRSPTLVGSRESLESASLTQSQRRNPIGYERWGSGVLLDPISHPRAGFLPPLNQHAPIPNIIGSGNPSSIHTGNKAVCGVAAGTKPYIPSAPAGFPKDPKTRRMLMRRHSMQTEQLKRHGDFTEIFGH from the coding sequence ATGGAAGGTCCACAAGTTGTCAACACTGATGGCAACTCCTTGCTTAAGGCTGTCTATCTAAGTCGTCTCCGTCTAACACGGCTACTCCTGGAAGGAGGCGCTTATATTAATGAGAGTAATGAGTGCGGCGAAACTCCCTTGATGGTCGCCTGCAAGACAAGGCATGTGGACCACCAAAGTGTTTCAAAGCCGAAGATGGTTAGGTACCTGCTTGAAAGTGGTGCTGATCCGAACATCCAAGACAAGAGTGGGAAGACGGCTCTAATGCACGCCTGTTTGGAGCAAGCCAGTCCTGAGGTGGTGGCGCTGCTCTTGGGTAGCGGGGCGGATCCGTGTCTTGAGGACCACACCGGTTCTTCGGCTCTGATTTACGCCATCAATGCCAGCAATGAAGAAACTCTGAAAATCTTGATGGATGCCTGCAAAGCCAGAGGAAAAGAGGTCATCATCATCACCCCTGACAAACTGGCATGCGGAAGGCAAATGGCGAAACAGCACTTACCTATTCCTCCGCTTGCAATGGTGGAACAATGGAGTCCTACAATTGTTCCCTGTGCTTCTCCATCTGACATTCTCCTCACTACATCTCCACAGGGCACTCTTTCTTCTAGTTTAACAGAGCACATGTTTTCCTTCCAGGACCTCCGAAGCATGACTAATTCCCAGCCAACTTCTCCATCCCACCAGGTTTCCCTGGTAAACAGTCGGTTGAGCAAAATCCATGGCAATCTCCAAAGATTACACTCAGAGCCTTGGCTGAAGATCCCACAGTCTTTCTTGGCCCAACAGAATGCCAACAGCACCTCCGCTACAGAGGTACTCCCGGACATCACGCCTGAAGAGGAAATGACTTTCACGATGAACAGATTGGCTTTTGGTAACACGCCACTATCACGGCATTGCAGTGTTGATTTGAAAGAAACCAACTCTTTGAGTCAAACTCGACGACAAGGAAGAAATGGTGAAGGTTTAAGACTGGAAGGAGCACTGTGCCGAAACATGTCTTTTGACAGCTTATCATCCCTGCACTCTTTATCCCATCCCAATCTTCATTGCAAAAGCAGCGCGGAAGCTTTACCGGCTGAGAAGTTCCCAGACAAATCCCTGCCAAATTTGGCAGTGTCCAGTCTGCGCAACATCATCCAGAGAAGGAATCTAGGAATGGACCACTACAGCTCTGATTCCCAACTATCGGTGAGCCTCGCCAACTCTCGAGAAGACCGCAAAGGACAGCTTGAGAAGAGAAAACTTGCTAACTCGCGTTCTCCTACCTTGGTGGGGTCCAGGGAATCTCTTGAGAGTGCTTCATTGACGCAGTCGCAAAGGAGGAATCCCATCGGCTACGAGCGTTGGGGCTCGGGGGTGCTTTTGGATCCCATCTCCCATCCACGAGCTGGTTTCCTCCCTCCGCTGAACCAGCATGCACCAATCCCAAATATCATTGGAAGTGGCAATCCAAGCAGCATCCACACCGGCAACAAAGCGGTATGTGGCGTAGCGGCAGGGACAAAGCCCTACATTCCCTCGGCTCCTGCGGGTTTTCCAAAGGATCCCAAGACCAGGAGGATGTTGATGAGAAGACACTCCATGCAAACGGAGCAGCTCAAGCGACACGGTGACTTCACCGAAATTTTTGGACACTGA